The DNA segment AAAAGACATGCGTCAAACATATATGGCAAAGCCATCAACTGTAGAAAAAAAATGGTATGTAATCGATGCTGAAGGACAAACTTTAGGTCGCTTATCATCAGAGGTAGCTTCAATTTTAAGAGGGAAACACAAACCTACTTATACACCACACATCGATACTGGGGATAATGTTATCATTATCAATGCTGAAAAAATTGTGTTAACTGGTAAAAAATTATCTGATAAAGTTTATCGTCGTCACACAATGCACCCAGGTGGGTTAAAAGAAAGAACTGCTGGATTAATGGTAGAAAAATATCCAGAAGAACTTTTAGAGTTATCTATTAAAGGTATGTTACCAAAAAATACTTTAGGTAGAGCTCAAGGAATGAAACTTCACGTTTACCGTGGAGCTGAACACCCACATGCAGCACAAAAACCGGAAAAATACGAATTACGTGGATAATATAGGAGGAAATAATTAAATGGCACAAGTAGAATATCGCGGTACAGGACGCCGTAAAAGCTCAGTAGCACGTGTAAGATTAGTACCTGGAACAGGGAAAGTTGTTATCAACAACAGAGAAATGCGTGAATACTTACCATTAGAATCATTAGTATTAGACTTAATGCAACCTTTAGAAGTTACATCTACTACAGGTAACTATGACGTTTTAGTTAACGTTAGTGGTGGAGGATATACAGGACAAGCTCAAGCAATCCGTCACGGAATTGCACGTGCTTTACTAGAAGTAAATCCAGAATACCGTAAAGATTTAAAACCAGCAGGATTACTAACTCGTGACCCTCGTATGAAAGAACGTAAAAAATACGGTCTTCGTGGTGCGAGACGTGCTCCTCAATTCTCAAAACGTTAATATTGGTCTTATATACCAAATACGTCAAGACATCAAAGAACATTCTTTGGTGTCTTTTTATATATACAGTTACAGTTTTAATTTTAGTGTAGAAATACTTCTATTTAATATATTTAAGAATAGCTTATTATAAAATGTATATTAGTAAGAGCAGAAAGCATAGAAAAAACAATAAAAAACACTAGT comes from the Gemella morbillorum genome and includes:
- the rplM gene encoding 50S ribosomal protein L13 — encoded protein: MRQTYMAKPSTVEKKWYVIDAEGQTLGRLSSEVASILRGKHKPTYTPHIDTGDNVIIINAEKIVLTGKKLSDKVYRRHTMHPGGLKERTAGLMVEKYPEELLELSIKGMLPKNTLGRAQGMKLHVYRGAEHPHAAQKPEKYELRG
- the rpsI gene encoding 30S ribosomal protein S9, with product MAQVEYRGTGRRKSSVARVRLVPGTGKVVINNREMREYLPLESLVLDLMQPLEVTSTTGNYDVLVNVSGGGYTGQAQAIRHGIARALLEVNPEYRKDLKPAGLLTRDPRMKERKKYGLRGARRAPQFSKR